The nucleotide sequence TCCCTGGCTGCTTCGTATTTTTTTACAACCTTCGGTTTCCAGCCGATTTTATTCCAGGGAATTTTATATATAAAACTTGGCAACCAATTGCTCATTGTTCCTCCGGCTTGAGCTCTAAAAAGAAATTCTGGTATCCATTTGCCGACATAACCGCGCTCCAGCATGGTCAGCCACAAATCCCAATCTTGAAATTTTTTTAACGATTCATCGAATTCGGGAAAATGTTCGCGGCGAATCAGCGCGGTGGTATGAATGTAAGGATATTGTTTTAATTTTTCGCCGTCAAACTCGTGAAGTTTAAATTTTTTCCAGCCAAAATAAAACGAGGAATAAACATAAGAAATTTCCGGATTAGCCTCTAAAACTCCTATCATTTTTTGCAGGGCGTCGGGTTTTAAAATTATATCCGCATCGCAAAATAAAATATATCGCCCGCGTGACTCTTGAAATCCCCTGTTTCTCGCCTTCGGCGCCCCTCCATTCTGTTGGTTGATTATTTTAATACGAGTTTGATATTTTTCCAATTTTTGAAGAGTGTCATCAATAGAGCCATCATTAACCACAATAACTTCAAAATCCTGGAAAGTTTGGCTAAAAATACTTTCCAGACAACGGGAAATTGTTTTTCCCGCCTGATAGGCCGGAATAAGTATACTTATTTTGGGAGGTGTTGACATATTTAGATAAAAATGCTAATTTGATATATAAACCAATAAGAACTTTAACAATTTAATAATCAAAGGAGGAATACGCTATGGAACTTTATGTTAAAGAAAAACACGGAGGAAATACAGTGGAAGTATTAATAGGGTTGGTAACAGAAAAAGTGGAAAAAGTAAAATATCGGGGAGTGACTGTGAAAGTACCTTCTGAAGGCAAAGCCTATGTTAAAAAGAACAACAAAGTTCTTTCTTCTATCTTTTTCAGTTTTAAAAAAATGTTTATAGAAAAAATCAAGGTTGAAAGAATTGCCCCGAAAGAAGTAAAAGTAACCATATTTTTTAAGGAGGTGAAGAAGTGAAAAAAACCGAGAACCCTGCTTTAATTAAATTTAAAAAAACGGCGCGGTTTTTAGAAAAGGCAAATAACCGGAATCTGGAAAATACTTTCTTTTTCAATTTCCCCTTTGATATTAAACCGGGGCAAAAAAACATCTTACTTTCGGAAATCCTCAGCCATCCGGCAATTAATGATTTGGGTGTTGTTGCTGTAGAAGTTAATGAACTTGATGATGAAAAAGACAAGGTAATGACTATCCCTAATATCGGAGATGAAAAAATTTGGAATTCCAAGACTGATTATCTGCTCTTAGAGCTTCTATCTAAAGGATTATCTAAAAGCCGATGTTTTTCGGCAATCAAACAAGAGGGTGAAGTTAAAATTTTGGTTTTTCAAAGATTGAGTTCCGCGGAACTCACAGTATTATTTTTTGGCTATTTCTATGAAAAAATCAGGGATATTGAAATTGAAATAGTTGAAGTAGTTGAAGAGTAACTGCCTTTTACCAACAAGTAAGAGGCAGTTTTATTTTAAGAAATTATTAAAATTCTGACAAATAAATTTCTCCCTTACCCCCCTTTCCCCTTGCTCCGCCAGTTGATTATACAATTCTTGATTTAAGAATAACTTAATAATTGCCCCCGTTATTTCTTCCACATTTTCCGGATTTACTAAAAGCCCATTAACACCATTTTTTACTGCATCGGGAACTCCGCCGCTGCGACCGGCAATAACCGGTTTACCAAATAAATTAGCTTCTAGATAAACTATGCCAAATCCCTCTACATCGCCATTGGCTAATTGTCGCGAGGGCATTATAAACACATCAGCTAAACTATGGTATAAACCC is from Patescibacteria group bacterium and encodes:
- a CDS encoding glycosyltransferase family A protein, yielding MSTPPKISILIPAYQAGKTISRCLESIFSQTFQDFEVIVVNDGSIDDTLQKLEKYQTRIKIINQQNGGAPKARNRGFQESRGRYILFCDADIILKPDALQKMIGVLEANPEISYVYSSFYFGWKKFKLHEFDGEKLKQYPYIHTTALIRREHFPEFDESLKKFQDWDLWLTMLERGYVGKWIPEFLFRAQAGGTMSNWLPSFIYKIPWNKIGWKPKVVKKYEAAREIIKKKHGL